One Trichomycterus rosablanca isolate fTriRos1 chromosome 10, fTriRos1.hap1, whole genome shotgun sequence DNA window includes the following coding sequences:
- the LOC134322013 gene encoding transforming growth factor beta-1-induced transcript 1 protein-like isoform X1, whose product MDDLDALLADLESSASPLARVPVLLTSEPPVTANSSPTAGQDSTQNRPPPPAYTPQQTVSAAMKSNGSQNPDKLYSTVCKPRSPRSPDPPPAFSSSSVLGGGLSELDHLLQELNATQFNITDEILAQFPTTKKEDKEKSSKPANASTGSVKPSATSATLELDKLMASLSDFRVQSAPVFQANPPPSQQPSAPPPSSSGGSLDSMLGLLQSDLSRQGVSTSSKGNCSACQKPIVGQVVTALGRVWHPEHFVCSECECELGNRNFFEKDGRPYCEPDYFSLYSPHCAQCNKPILNKMVTALDKNWHPECFSCVKCSRTFGDEGFHDREGQQYCQQCFLALFASRCEGCSQPIVENYISALNVLWHPQCFVCRECFSPFVNGSFFEHEGQPLCEVHYHQSRGSMCQACQQPIVGRCVTAMGAKFHPHHLVCHFCLKPLSKGCFKEQDNKPYCHPCFLKLFG is encoded by the exons ACGCTCTCCTGGCTGATCTGGAAAGTTCCGCCTCTCCTCTCGCCCGTGTCCCCGTCCTCCTGACCTCGGAACCTCCGGTGACTGCCAACAGCTCGCCCACTGCTGGCCAAGACTCCACCCAAAATCGACCTCCTCCGCCCGCGTACACGCCCCAGCAG ACTGTTTCAGCCGCCATGAAGTCCAACGGCTCTCAGAACCCAGACAAGCTTTACAG TACGGTGTGTAAGCCTCGTTCTCCACGTTCTCCAGATCCTCCTCCTgcgttctcctcctcctccgtgTTGGGCGGCGGCCTCAGTGAACTCGACCACCTACTGCAGGAGCTCAATGCCACCCAGTTTAACATCaccg ATGAGATTCTGGCGCAGTTCCCCACAACTAAGAAAGAGGATAAAGAAAAGTCATCCAAGCCTGCTAACGCCTCTACTGG CTCGGTGAAACCGTCGGCCACGTCGGCCACTTTGGAACTGGACAAGCTAATGGCATCATTgtcagatttccgtgtgcagaGTGCA CCGGTGTTTCAGGCCAATCCTCCGCCTTCGCAGCAACCGTCAGCCCCACCACCATCCTCCTCTGGCGGCTCATTGGACAGCATGCTGGGCCTCCTCCAGTCAGATCTGAGCAGACAGGGAGTGTCCACTTCCTCCAAAGGAAACTGCTCTGCATGTCAGAAACCGATTGTGGGACAG GTGGTGACAGCGCTCGGGCGAGTTTGGCACCCTGAACACTTTGTGTGCTCCGAGTGCGAGTGTGAGCTGGGCAACCGCAACTTTTTTGAGAAGGATGGACGACCGTACTGCGAGCCGGATTACTTCAGCCTGTACTCACCACACTGTGCTCAGTGTAATAAACCTATTcttaat AAAATGGTGACAGCGCTGGATAAAAACTGGCATCCTGAGTGCTTCTCCTGCGTTAAATGCAGCCGAACCTTCGGAGATGAAG GTTTTCATGATCGTGAGGGGCAGCAGTACTGCCAGCAGTGTTTCCTGGCTTTGTTTGCATCCCGCTGTGAAGGATGTTCTCAGCCCATCGTGGAGAACTACATCTCTGCTCTGAACGTGCTGTGGCATCCTCAGTGCTTCGTCTGCAGG GAGTGTTTCAGCCCGTTTGTGAACGGAAGCTTCTTTGAGCACGAAGGCCAGCCACTGTGTGAGGTTCACTACCACCAGTCCCGGGGCAGCATGTGCCAGGCGTGCCAGCAGCCCATCGTGGGGAGGTGCGTCACCGCCATGGGCGCCAAATTCCACCCCCACCACCTGGTGTGTCACTTCTGCCTGAAACCGCTGAGCAAAGGCTGCTTCAAGGAGCAGGACAACAAACCGTACTGCCACCCGtgcttcctcaaactgttcgGCTGA
- the LOC134322013 gene encoding transforming growth factor beta-1-induced transcript 1 protein-like isoform X2 has protein sequence MDDLDALLADLESSASPLARVPVLLTSEPPVTANSSPTAGQDSTQNRPPPPAYTPQQTVSAAMKSNGSQNPDKLYSTVCKPRSPRSPDPPPAFSSSSVLGGGLSELDHLLQELNATQFNITDEILAQFPTTKKEDKEKSSKPANASTGSVKPSATSATLELDKLMASLSDFRVQSAPVFQANPPPSQQPSAPPPSSSGGSLDSMLGLLQSDLSRQGVSTSSKGNCSACQKPIVGQVVTALGRVWHPEHFVCSECECELGNRNFFEKDGRPYCEPDYFSLYSPHCAQCNKPILNKMVTALDKNWHPECFSCVKCSRTFGDEGFHDREGQQYCQQCFLALFASRCEGCSQPIVENYISALNVLWHPQCFVCRFSPYISCFQ, from the exons ACGCTCTCCTGGCTGATCTGGAAAGTTCCGCCTCTCCTCTCGCCCGTGTCCCCGTCCTCCTGACCTCGGAACCTCCGGTGACTGCCAACAGCTCGCCCACTGCTGGCCAAGACTCCACCCAAAATCGACCTCCTCCGCCCGCGTACACGCCCCAGCAG ACTGTTTCAGCCGCCATGAAGTCCAACGGCTCTCAGAACCCAGACAAGCTTTACAG TACGGTGTGTAAGCCTCGTTCTCCACGTTCTCCAGATCCTCCTCCTgcgttctcctcctcctccgtgTTGGGCGGCGGCCTCAGTGAACTCGACCACCTACTGCAGGAGCTCAATGCCACCCAGTTTAACATCaccg ATGAGATTCTGGCGCAGTTCCCCACAACTAAGAAAGAGGATAAAGAAAAGTCATCCAAGCCTGCTAACGCCTCTACTGG CTCGGTGAAACCGTCGGCCACGTCGGCCACTTTGGAACTGGACAAGCTAATGGCATCATTgtcagatttccgtgtgcagaGTGCA CCGGTGTTTCAGGCCAATCCTCCGCCTTCGCAGCAACCGTCAGCCCCACCACCATCCTCCTCTGGCGGCTCATTGGACAGCATGCTGGGCCTCCTCCAGTCAGATCTGAGCAGACAGGGAGTGTCCACTTCCTCCAAAGGAAACTGCTCTGCATGTCAGAAACCGATTGTGGGACAG GTGGTGACAGCGCTCGGGCGAGTTTGGCACCCTGAACACTTTGTGTGCTCCGAGTGCGAGTGTGAGCTGGGCAACCGCAACTTTTTTGAGAAGGATGGACGACCGTACTGCGAGCCGGATTACTTCAGCCTGTACTCACCACACTGTGCTCAGTGTAATAAACCTATTcttaat AAAATGGTGACAGCGCTGGATAAAAACTGGCATCCTGAGTGCTTCTCCTGCGTTAAATGCAGCCGAACCTTCGGAGATGAAG GTTTTCATGATCGTGAGGGGCAGCAGTACTGCCAGCAGTGTTTCCTGGCTTTGTTTGCATCCCGCTGTGAAGGATGTTCTCAGCCCATCGTGGAGAACTACATCTCTGCTCTGAACGTGCTGTGGCATCCTCAGTGCTTCGTCTGCAGG TTTTCTCCCTACATTAGTTGTTTCCAATGA